One Candidatus Omnitrophota bacterium DNA window includes the following coding sequences:
- a CDS encoding ammonium transporter, protein MTITEINTGIDTLWVLIAAFLVFFMQAGFGMVEAGFIRAKNTCNILTKNFLDFCMASIAFFMFGYAIMFGSGNSFMGLEGWFLSGAKSGSNVPLYAFWLFQAAFCGAAATIVAGGVAERMKFSAYLMYSFIISALIYPIVGHWIWGGGWLAKLNFADFAGSTVVHSVGGFAALVGTIMLKPRLEKYNPDGTSNVIAGHSIPLASLGVFILWFGWFGFNPGSTLSVGDGSLIARVAINTNLAAAMGGITALISVWRMFGKPDLSMAMNGALAGLVAITASCAYVEPWAAIIIGGIGGVIVVLGVVLLDKLHIDDPVGAVSVHGLNGVWGTLSIGLFGQKALALANDGFFYGGGFTQLGIQLLGVVAVVSFIVVSMTIVFKIINVLVGLRVSREEELKGLDIGEHGMESYAGFQIFTTQ, encoded by the coding sequence ATGACCATAACTGAAATTAATACCGGTATTGATACCCTGTGGGTTCTTATCGCGGCATTCTTGGTATTTTTTATGCAAGCCGGTTTCGGCATGGTTGAGGCCGGTTTCATACGGGCCAAGAATACATGCAATATACTTACCAAGAATTTTCTTGATTTTTGCATGGCCTCAATAGCGTTCTTTATGTTCGGATATGCCATAATGTTCGGCTCAGGTAATAGTTTTATGGGGCTCGAAGGTTGGTTTTTATCCGGAGCGAAGTCAGGGTCAAACGTTCCTTTATATGCATTTTGGTTGTTTCAAGCGGCCTTCTGCGGCGCCGCGGCTACGATTGTGGCCGGGGGCGTAGCCGAAAGGATGAAATTTTCTGCTTATCTGATGTATTCGTTTATAATATCCGCGCTGATCTACCCTATTGTCGGGCACTGGATATGGGGCGGTGGATGGCTGGCTAAGTTAAATTTTGCAGACTTTGCGGGTTCAACGGTAGTGCACTCCGTAGGAGGATTTGCCGCTTTAGTCGGGACTATAATGTTGAAACCGAGACTTGAGAAGTACAATCCAGACGGAACTAGCAATGTAATCGCGGGCCATTCTATACCCCTGGCTTCATTGGGTGTTTTTATTCTCTGGTTTGGGTGGTTTGGTTTTAATCCCGGATCTACACTGAGCGTAGGCGATGGTTCTTTAATAGCGCGGGTTGCTATCAATACCAACTTAGCCGCTGCCATGGGAGGTATAACCGCACTTATTAGCGTTTGGAGGATGTTCGGAAAGCCGGACTTATCCATGGCTATGAATGGCGCGCTGGCCGGCCTTGTGGCCATAACTGCTTCGTGTGCCTATGTAGAACCCTGGGCAGCAATTATCATAGGAGGTATAGGAGGCGTGATAGTGGTACTTGGAGTAGTTCTTTTGGATAAGTTACATATAGACGATCCTGTGGGCGCTGTGTCCGTACACGGATTAAACGGTGTATGGGGAACATTGTCTATCGGATTATTTGGCCAAAAGGCGCTGGCGTTAGCCAATGATGGCTTTTTTTACGGAGGAGGATTCACGCAGTTGGGTATTCAGCTCCTTGGCGTTGTAGCTGTGGTATCTTTTATAGTAGTCTCTATGACCATAGTTTTTAAAATTATAAATGTCCTTGTCGGGTTGAGAGTATCCAGAGAAGAAGAGCTAAAAGGGCTCGACATAGG
- a CDS encoding winged helix-turn-helix domain-containing protein: MIIEIGIVAGEIWQLLDKHESLRIGEINEKLKRPEYLVLMSLGWLSREGHIVINWKETEPYKEHKITLRK; this comes from the coding sequence ATGATTATAGAAATAGGTATAGTAGCAGGCGAGATATGGCAGCTTCTCGACAAGCACGAATCCCTGCGCATAGGCGAAATAAACGAAAAACTGAAACGACCGGAATACCTTGTCCTTATGAGTTTAGGATGGCTGAGCAGAGAGGGCCATATTGTAATAAACTGGAAAGAGACCGAGCCATATAAGGAACATAAGATTACTCTAAGGAAGTAG
- a CDS encoding AEC family transporter has product MFSQVLSKVSVLFVFLIIGAIARYKGLLNEEFNKSLAKLVLMITLPVLYFYSLATQFTLELFKTIWPLPVFAVCFVLLAYLLAKFFSRFVELGPKERATFIYLSTFTNCGFLAIPIANMLYGTEGVMRVVFFNIGFNILYWTLGVWTLRASNDTIPSENNGMKSSLKNLVNSGTIGLLCGIIVGALAIKLPPFIMDASSMLGAATIPIALLVVGSIMGKGNIREIYAQKGALSLIVLCKLVIMPAFAIFITGFFGSLDPLTRAIIILQAAMPSASTTPIFTTRFGGDSKLASIGVFVTTISSIITIPIIMSLI; this is encoded by the coding sequence ATGTTTTCTCAGGTATTATCAAAAGTAAGTGTTCTATTTGTATTTTTAATTATCGGCGCCATAGCCAGATATAAGGGGTTGTTAAACGAAGAATTTAACAAGTCCCTGGCTAAGCTCGTATTGATGATTACGTTGCCCGTTTTGTATTTTTATTCGCTTGCCACCCAGTTTACCCTTGAGTTATTTAAAACGATATGGCCTTTGCCTGTCTTTGCCGTATGTTTTGTATTGCTTGCTTATTTGCTGGCTAAGTTTTTTTCCAGATTTGTGGAATTGGGCCCCAAAGAGCGGGCGACATTTATTTACCTCTCCACGTTTACTAATTGCGGTTTCCTGGCTATCCCTATAGCAAATATGCTTTATGGCACGGAAGGTGTTATGAGAGTGGTCTTTTTCAACATAGGGTTTAATATACTGTATTGGACGCTGGGCGTCTGGACATTGCGCGCGAGTAACGACACCATTCCGTCGGAAAATAACGGGATGAAGTCCTCTCTAAAAAATCTAGTAAATAGTGGGACGATAGGCTTACTATGCGGTATCATAGTAGGGGCTCTCGCGATAAAATTACCTCCGTTTATCATGGATGCCTCTAGTATGCTGGGCGCCGCTACAATACCCATAGCGCTTCTTGTCGTGGGCTCAATAATGGGAAAGGGGAATATCAGGGAGATTTATGCCCAAAAAGGCGCGCTCTCATTGATTGTGCTGTGTAAATTGGTAATCATGCCTGCTTTCGCCATTTTTATCACGGGATTTTTTGGCTCGCTCGATCCCTTAACCCGCGCTATTATAATCCTTCAGGCAGCAATGCCATCGGCTTCCACCACCCCCATATTTACTACACGTTTTGGCGGGGATTCAAAACTTGCTTCTATTGGCGTATTTGTCACCACTATCTCAAGTATCATTACTATCCCCATTATTATGTCGTTAATTTAG
- a CDS encoding sigma-70 family RNA polymerase sigma factor, with the protein MRQMEFRILLERITPALKAVACKHVLYGFFEPDDLYQEMCLFLWGRFSGGMPIGMNEAYIIKACEFHILNYMRKGRPKAYISSIDEVVTPEGLKLEDVLADKRTLYLSDAEENVSIDDIKNMGLTENEKKVFSLLLEGNTVREAAGKLGVSHVMVLKHKKKIIEKWRKKVTKSPDNLL; encoded by the coding sequence TTGCGGCAGATGGAGTTCAGGATATTGCTCGAAAGAATAACCCCGGCGCTTAAAGCCGTAGCATGCAAACACGTGCTTTACGGTTTCTTTGAACCGGATGACCTGTACCAGGAGATGTGCCTCTTTCTATGGGGGCGTTTCTCGGGAGGTATGCCTATAGGCATGAATGAGGCCTATATTATAAAAGCATGCGAATTTCACATACTTAATTATATGAGGAAAGGCCGGCCGAAGGCATATATTTCAAGTATTGATGAGGTCGTTACGCCCGAGGGACTCAAGCTTGAGGATGTATTAGCGGATAAAAGGACTCTCTATTTATCAGATGCGGAGGAAAACGTAAGCATTGACGATATTAAAAATATGGGACTTACGGAAAACGAGAAGAAGGTCTTTTCACTTTTGCTTGAGGGCAATACCGTAAGAGAAGCAGCGGGGAAGCTGGGGGTTTCCCATGTCATGGTCCTCAAACACAAGAAAAAGATAATAGAGAAATGGCGAAAGAAGGTTACCAAAAGCCCCGATAATTTACTTTAA